The Zingiber officinale cultivar Zhangliang chromosome 9A, Zo_v1.1, whole genome shotgun sequence genome window below encodes:
- the LOC122019501 gene encoding putative disease resistance protein RGA4: MSYGLLQPTRSKQVEEVGYEHLKELVERSMLNLYVSDSDSDDDQEDVTDIYDEDFGSTLVEEDASYVMHDLVHDLASYVAQDEYLCVTDIMFDLEKSKNKRRVEDSGQYLWVLDDLFWKLKCLRALDLGYTNITELPESIGSLKLLRSFLIRETGVKRLSESICNLYNLQTLNFSETYYCEVPRPIGNLEMQIPSTIRSTAFSQNCPY; this comes from the exons ATGTCCTATGGCCTTCTACAACCTACTAGAAGCAAGCAAGTTGAGGAGGTAGGATATGAACACTTAAAAGAATTGGTTGAGAGATCAATGCTAAATCTTTATGTTTCTGATTCTGATTCCGATGATGATCAGGAGGATGTTACTGATATTTACGACGAAGATTTCGGTAGTACCTTGGTGGAGGAAGATGCAAGTTATGTGATGCATGATCTTGTTCATGATCTAGCAAGCTATGTTGCTCAGGATGAATACCTCTGCGTGACAGACATAATGTTCGACTTGGAGAAATCGAAGAACAAG AGGAGAGTCGAGGATTCGGGCCAATATCTCTGGGTCCTTGACGATCTTTTTTGGAAATTGAAATGCTTGCGAGCACTAGATTTGGGCTACACCAACATAACTGAGTTGCCAGAATCAATTGGCAGCCTTAAGTTGCTACGAAGTTTTTTGATTCGAGAAACCGGAGTCAAGAGGCTCTCGGAATCCATATGCAACCTCTACAATTTGCAGACTCTGAATTTTTCTGAAACATATTACTGTGAAGTTCCTAGACCGATCGGGAATTTG GAGATGCAAATTCCTTCCACCATTAGGTCGACTGCCTTCTCTCAAAACTGTCCATATTGA
- the LOC122018577 gene encoding esterase AGAP003155-like yields MGSLAAEVAGDFGGAPRRPKFLCLHGFRTSGEIMRTQVVGKWPEEVTARLDLVFPDAPFPSEGKSDVDGIFPPPYYEWFQFDKDFMEYRNLDECFAYIENLMIEHGPFDGLMGFSQGAILSSALVGLQSRGLALTRVAKLKYLVVIGGAKFQSSAVAKKAYPSPPDCTSLHFLGDMDFLKAPGEALLESFVNPFIIRHPKGHTVPRLDEKSMETMLEFLDKIEDDLPCDKPSTRKKAI; encoded by the exons ATGGGGAGCCTCGCGGCGGAGGTTGCCGGCGACTTCGGCGGTGCGCCGCGGAGGCCGAAGTTCCTCTGCCTCCATGGCTTCCGCACCAGCGGCGAGATCATGCGGACGCAGGTGGTGGGGAAGTGGCCTGAGGAGGTCACCGCCCGCCTCGATCTCGTCTTCCCCGACGCCCCTTTCCCCTCCGAGGGCAAGTCCGACGTTGACGGGATCTTCCCTCCGCCCTACTACGAGTGGTTTCAGTTCGATAAG GATTTCATGGAATACCGGAACTTGGACGAATGCTTCGCGTATATTGAGAACTTGATGATCGAACACGGACCATTCGATGGCCTGATGGGGTTCTCTCAG GGCGCGATTCTCTCGTCGGCGCTCGTGGGTCTTCAATCTCGG GGTCTGGCGTTGACGAGGGTGGCGAAGCTGAAGTACTTGGTCGTGATCGGAGGGGCGAAGTTCCAGTCCTCGGCTGTGGCCAAGAAGGCGTACCCGTCTCCGCCGGACTGCACGTCGCTACATTTTTTAG GTGACATGGACTTCTTAAAGGCGCCTGGAGAAGCACTCTTGGAGTCTTTTGTGAATCCTTTCATCATCCGACATCCGAAGGGCCACACGGTCCCGAGACTCG ATGAGAAAAGCATGGAGACAATGCTTGAATTCCTGGACAAGATAGAAGACGATCTGCCCTGTGATAAACCAAGCACGAGGAAGAAGGCCATTTAA